In Opitutaceae bacterium TAV5, one genomic interval encodes:
- a CDS encoding acetolactate synthase: MNYTGATLLTKLLERQGITQLPGIPGGAILPFYDALHDSRITHILARHEQGAGFIAQGMARVTGRAAACVATSGPGATNLLTAIADARLDSIPLVALTGQVPQSLIGTDAFQEVDTYGLTVPITKHNFLVRDVAELPEIVPLAFELAESGRPGPVLIDLPKDVQTASIAIADDALPAPGGRIAAPACPEARIDELATLLASARRPVLYFGGGIIAANASGDARELARRLAAPVVCTLNALGSIAADDPHFMGMLGMHGTRATHTILDEADVLLAIGARFDDRATGKVAEFCPRATIAHIDIDRAEIGKIKKPFLGLEGDAADILRRLLARLPGNATRISRERAAWLARAAALRDAHPLHHPPRETEPLHPVNLCRFLGETLPPDAIVTTDVGQHQMWVAQAWPFREPRTFLTSGGLGTMGFGLPAAIGAALAAPGRRVACVSGDGSLLMNIQELATLADHDLPVAVLVFNNAHLGLVRQQQELFFNRRYAASRFDTGPDFAALARAFGVRGHRIAANSRDPLAEIADALSRPGPCVIDIPIHDATNVLPMVPPGAANRQTIEHHHLATA; the protein is encoded by the coding sequence ATGAACTACACCGGAGCCACCCTCCTGACAAAATTGCTCGAACGCCAGGGCATCACGCAACTGCCCGGCATCCCGGGCGGCGCGATCCTGCCCTTTTACGACGCGCTTCACGACAGCCGCATCACCCACATCCTCGCCCGCCACGAACAGGGCGCGGGTTTCATCGCCCAGGGCATGGCCCGCGTCACCGGCCGCGCCGCCGCCTGCGTCGCCACCTCCGGGCCCGGCGCCACCAACCTGCTCACCGCCATCGCCGACGCGCGGCTCGACTCCATCCCGCTCGTCGCCCTCACCGGCCAGGTGCCGCAATCGCTCATCGGCACCGACGCCTTTCAGGAAGTCGATACCTACGGCCTCACCGTCCCGATCACCAAACACAATTTCCTCGTGCGCGACGTCGCCGAGTTGCCGGAAATCGTGCCGCTCGCCTTCGAACTCGCCGAATCCGGCCGCCCCGGCCCCGTGCTCATCGACCTGCCCAAGGACGTGCAGACCGCCTCCATCGCCATCGCCGACGATGCGCTCCCCGCGCCCGGCGGACGCATCGCGGCTCCCGCCTGTCCGGAGGCCCGTATCGACGAACTGGCGACGCTGCTCGCCTCCGCCCGCCGTCCGGTTCTCTATTTCGGCGGCGGCATCATCGCGGCCAACGCTTCCGGCGACGCCCGCGAACTGGCCCGCCGCCTCGCCGCGCCCGTGGTCTGCACGCTCAACGCCCTCGGCTCGATCGCCGCCGACGATCCGCACTTCATGGGCATGCTCGGCATGCACGGCACCCGCGCCACACACACGATCCTCGACGAGGCCGACGTGCTCCTCGCCATCGGCGCGCGTTTCGACGACCGCGCCACCGGCAAGGTCGCCGAGTTCTGCCCGCGCGCCACCATCGCGCATATCGACATCGACCGCGCCGAGATCGGGAAAATCAAAAAACCTTTCCTCGGCCTCGAAGGCGACGCTGCCGACATCCTCCGCCGCCTGCTCGCCCGGCTGCCGGGAAATGCCACCCGCATCTCTCGCGAACGTGCCGCCTGGCTCGCCCGCGCCGCCGCCCTGCGCGACGCGCATCCGCTGCACCATCCGCCGCGGGAAACCGAGCCGCTCCATCCGGTCAACCTCTGCCGTTTCCTCGGCGAAACCCTGCCGCCCGACGCCATCGTCACGACCGATGTCGGCCAGCACCAGATGTGGGTGGCGCAGGCCTGGCCCTTCCGCGAGCCGCGCACCTTCCTCACTTCCGGCGGACTCGGCACGATGGGCTTCGGCCTGCCCGCCGCCATCGGCGCCGCGCTGGCCGCGCCCGGCCGCCGCGTGGCCTGCGTCAGCGGCGACGGCTCGCTGCTCATGAACATCCAGGAACTCGCCACCCTCGCCGACCACGACCTGCCGGTGGCCGTCCTCGTGTTCAACAACGCCCACCTCGGCCTCGTCCGCCAGCAGCAGGAGCTGTTTTTCAACCGGCGCTACGCTGCCTCGCGGTTCGACACCGGCCCGGATTTCGCGGCGCTGGCGCGCGCCTTCGGCGTGCGCGGCCACCGCATCGCCGCCAATTCCCGCGACCCGCTCGCCGAGATCGCCGACGCGCTCTCGCGCCCCGGTCCCTGCGTCATCGACATCCCGATACATGATGCGACCAACGTGCTGCCGATGGTGCCGCCCGGCGCCGCCAACCGCCAGACGATCGAGCACCATCATCTGGCGACGGCATAA
- a CDS encoding glycoside hydrolase family 2: protein MSSRSPAAPLPDLNPDDYAEADWQNPLVFGVNKLPPRNSAWPCPDAASGWASDYDHSPWVRSLNSGADNADAGDRDGGNRGGEWLFHWSPDPRWRPVGFHEPDYVADPSRPVAAPAVGWRPIAVPSCWELEGLRTEPAGQPDYGTPIYTNYTYPFPPDAPRVMNEPPADWTTFRERNPVGCYRRMFRVPAAWGRGGRTLLHFAGVSAAMYVWVNGHKVGYSQDSRSPAEFDVTPFLRPEPEAENLLAVEVYRYCDGSYLEDQDMWRLSGIFRDVFLVHTPAVSVWDFFVDASLADDLRTATVGLRYALRHGGDGEAGAFRIRLSLRAPDGSPVGGGVFMDEPVPAGAVGAGGIGPEQVAAPRPLPEPPLLWSNETPHVYDALVELVEAATGRTVEARRVDTGFRRIEIREQEYFINGRSIKIKGVNRHEMCPEAGYTLSRELMETDARLIRQANLNFVRGAHYPNDPRWYGICNRLGLFMLDEANVESHGLSYHKRVLPGDDPAWEPACLDRMRRLVIRDRNHPCVVMWSLGNEAGYGNVFLSMREATLAADPQRRPIQYADMNLAADVDSQTYPMVEWLRDHVAGKAVRKGEHGELGSPEQHGAYPSEKAFFTNEYAHAQANSLGNLQDYQDVFDAHPMLWGGFIWEWCDQSLWKTGVDGVRFPAYGGDFGDVPNSGYFCVKGLVDAERVPRPHYYEAKKVFQWIRVTAAGAGGGGEGDAGAVVAADAPAVRIRNGYYYTSLAEVAGAGVAGEWILEEDGRAVARGGLPEAALEIAPGEEKVVTIPWGAPAWKPGGEYFLTVKFSLRADTAWAPAGFVVAWDQLAVRAGAAAFLPLRRREASPGSGSGGSLENPWFASARGEARGASSQRQECRRSDDVTASAGGTVIRVDHRTGWLASFAVDGREYLAAPLRPDFWRVPTDNDLGWGVPEKMGAWKTGARDATLETFAAVAPDAEAGEVCCVAAGWSLAAVPALGKSEVKIAYRLRRDGTLRVEMQLDVVGEAVPELPRVGVRFALPAALDVVRWYGRGPHESYRDRKTGAAIGRYEARVSEWITPYSRPQDNANRTDIRRIGFFDAAAGGGNGSAAGLEIRAASGDGRPLVGVTAWPYTPEDLEAATHHHELPRREAITVNVDGFQIGVGGDSSWGLPVHEKYRLREKGTYAFAFELGRAS from the coding sequence ATGTCCTCCCGCTCTCCCGCCGCGCCACTGCCTGACCTGAATCCGGACGACTACGCCGAAGCCGACTGGCAGAATCCGCTCGTTTTCGGGGTCAACAAGCTGCCGCCGCGCAACTCCGCCTGGCCGTGCCCGGATGCGGCTTCCGGGTGGGCGAGCGATTACGACCACTCGCCGTGGGTGCGCTCGCTCAACAGCGGCGCGGACAATGCGGATGCCGGTGATCGCGACGGCGGAAACCGTGGCGGCGAATGGCTGTTTCACTGGTCGCCGGATCCGCGCTGGCGCCCGGTCGGGTTTCACGAGCCGGATTATGTTGCCGATCCGTCGCGCCCGGTGGCGGCGCCCGCCGTCGGGTGGCGGCCGATCGCCGTGCCTTCGTGCTGGGAACTGGAGGGTCTCCGGACCGAACCGGCGGGGCAACCCGACTATGGCACGCCGATCTACACCAATTACACGTATCCGTTCCCGCCCGACGCTCCGCGGGTCATGAACGAGCCGCCGGCGGACTGGACGACGTTCCGCGAACGCAATCCGGTGGGGTGCTACCGGCGGATGTTTCGCGTGCCGGCGGCGTGGGGCAGGGGGGGGCGCACGCTGCTGCACTTCGCCGGGGTGAGCGCGGCGATGTATGTGTGGGTCAACGGCCACAAAGTCGGCTACAGCCAGGATTCGCGCTCGCCGGCGGAGTTTGACGTGACGCCGTTCCTGCGTCCGGAGCCGGAGGCCGAAAACCTGCTCGCGGTCGAGGTTTACCGGTATTGCGATGGTTCGTATCTGGAAGACCAGGACATGTGGCGGCTGAGCGGAATCTTTCGCGATGTGTTTCTGGTCCATACGCCGGCGGTATCGGTGTGGGATTTTTTTGTGGATGCCTCGCTGGCGGACGATCTGCGGACGGCGACCGTCGGGCTGCGGTATGCCTTGCGCCACGGGGGAGACGGAGAGGCAGGGGCGTTTCGTATCCGGCTGAGTCTGCGCGCGCCGGACGGAAGCCCTGTCGGCGGAGGCGTCTTTATGGACGAGCCGGTGCCGGCCGGAGCGGTTGGGGCCGGGGGAATCGGGCCGGAGCAGGTTGCTGCGCCGCGTCCGTTGCCGGAGCCGCCGCTTCTCTGGTCGAACGAAACGCCGCATGTTTACGATGCGCTGGTCGAACTGGTGGAGGCCGCCACCGGCCGCACCGTCGAGGCGCGGCGCGTGGACACCGGTTTCCGGCGGATCGAGATTCGCGAGCAGGAATATTTCATCAACGGGCGATCGATAAAAATCAAGGGCGTCAACCGGCACGAAATGTGTCCTGAAGCCGGATACACGCTTTCGCGTGAGCTGATGGAAACGGACGCGCGCCTCATCCGGCAAGCCAACCTGAATTTCGTGCGCGGCGCGCATTACCCGAACGATCCGCGCTGGTACGGGATCTGCAACCGCCTCGGCCTGTTCATGCTCGACGAGGCGAATGTCGAGAGCCACGGGCTCAGTTATCACAAGCGGGTGCTGCCCGGCGACGATCCGGCATGGGAGCCGGCCTGCCTGGACCGGATGCGGCGGCTGGTCATCCGCGACCGCAATCACCCGTGCGTCGTCATGTGGTCGCTCGGCAACGAGGCCGGTTACGGCAATGTTTTCCTGAGCATGCGCGAGGCCACGCTCGCCGCCGATCCGCAGCGGAGACCGATCCAGTATGCCGATATGAACCTCGCCGCCGACGTGGACAGCCAGACGTATCCCATGGTCGAGTGGCTGCGCGACCACGTCGCGGGCAAGGCCGTGCGCAAGGGCGAGCACGGCGAACTCGGCAGTCCGGAACAGCACGGCGCATATCCGTCGGAAAAGGCGTTTTTCACCAACGAATACGCCCACGCCCAGGCGAACAGCCTCGGCAATCTTCAGGATTACCAGGACGTCTTTGACGCGCACCCGATGCTGTGGGGCGGGTTTATCTGGGAATGGTGCGACCAGTCGCTCTGGAAAACCGGCGTGGATGGTGTGCGGTTTCCGGCGTATGGCGGCGATTTCGGTGACGTGCCCAACAGCGGATATTTTTGCGTCAAGGGCCTCGTCGATGCGGAGCGTGTGCCGCGCCCGCATTATTACGAGGCGAAGAAGGTGTTTCAGTGGATCCGGGTGACGGCGGCCGGCGCCGGGGGCGGCGGGGAGGGAGATGCCGGCGCGGTTGTCGCGGCTGATGCGCCGGCGGTGCGGATTCGCAACGGGTATTATTACACTTCGCTGGCGGAGGTGGCGGGCGCAGGTGTCGCCGGAGAATGGATACTGGAGGAGGACGGCCGCGCCGTCGCCCGGGGCGGGCTGCCGGAGGCGGCGCTGGAGATTGCGCCGGGCGAAGAGAAAGTCGTGACGATCCCCTGGGGCGCACCGGCGTGGAAGCCGGGGGGGGAGTATTTCCTGACGGTGAAATTCTCGCTGCGGGCGGACACCGCGTGGGCTCCGGCGGGGTTCGTGGTGGCGTGGGATCAACTGGCGGTGCGTGCAGGAGCGGCGGCATTCCTGCCGCTGCGACGACGCGAAGCGTCGCCCGGTTCGGGCTCGGGAGGTTCTCTGGAAAATCCGTGGTTCGCATCGGCAAGGGGCGAGGCGCGTGGCGCCTCGTCGCAGCGGCAGGAATGCCGCCGCTCCGATGATGTGACCGCATCCGCAGGCGGCACGGTGATCCGGGTCGATCATCGCACCGGGTGGCTGGCTTCGTTTGCGGTGGATGGCCGCGAGTATCTCGCCGCGCCGCTGCGTCCGGATTTCTGGCGCGTGCCGACCGATAACGATCTCGGCTGGGGCGTGCCGGAAAAGATGGGCGCATGGAAAACGGGCGCGCGTGACGCCACACTGGAAACGTTCGCGGCCGTCGCCCCGGACGCAGAGGCGGGGGAGGTGTGCTGCGTGGCGGCGGGATGGTCGTTGGCCGCGGTGCCGGCGCTCGGGAAGAGCGAAGTGAAAATCGCGTACCGGTTGCGCCGGGACGGCACGCTTCGGGTGGAAATGCAGCTCGACGTCGTCGGCGAGGCGGTCCCGGAGTTGCCGCGCGTCGGCGTGCGATTCGCCCTGCCGGCGGCGCTCGATGTCGTCCGCTGGTACGGGCGCGGTCCGCACGAGAGTTACCGCGACCGCAAGACCGGCGCGGCGATCGGCCGGTACGAGGCGCGGGTGAGCGAATGGATCACGCCGTATTCACGCCCTCAGGACAACGCCAACCGGACGGATATCCGCCGGATCGGATTTTTCGATGCGGCGGCGGGCGGCGGAAACGGCAGCGCCGCGGGTCTGGAAATCCGCGCCGCTTCCGGTGACGGGCGTCCGCTGGTGGGCGTGACGGCGTGGCCGTACACGCCGGAGGATCTGGAGGCGGCGACGCATCACCACGAGCTGCCGCGACGCGAGGCGATCACGGTGAATGTGGACGGTTTCCAGATCGGCGTCGGCGGCGATTCGAGCTGGGGGTTGCCGGTGCACGAAAAATACCGGCTCCGGGAGAAGGGGACGTATGCGTTCGCCTTCGAACTCGGTCGGGCGTCGTAA
- a CDS encoding MFS transporter produces the protein MTTAAWLGRPRRLRSAFAAERLAVSVLFFCNGALFATWVSRIPAIQTRHALSHAALGLALLVMALGAVIAMPAAGMLIGRFRSAPVCKVAATLYCLMLPCLALAPGHVTLVLALLCFGAAHGALDVSMNAEAVDVETRYRRPIMSSFHALFSLGGLTGAAAGVALTRLSLAPLTHFLLAALLLGAAAMVIFPKLASHPLHLTPAAQPDPRTKPAGRRTAFPWPSRGLLALGVVALCSMVGEGAMADWSALFLRDVRHTSESFAAAGYAAFSVAMAASRFGGDWLTATLGAVRLVRWGGLTATAGTLVALLLPGAETALIGFACVGLGLATIVPAVFSAAGRLPGVAPGTALATVTTLGYFGFIAAPPLIGLVAELIGLRGALGSIVLTSAGIALLAPALATPAPANRET, from the coding sequence GTGACGACAGCCGCCTGGCTCGGGAGACCGCGGCGACTGCGCAGCGCGTTCGCCGCGGAGCGACTGGCGGTGTCGGTCCTGTTTTTCTGCAACGGCGCGCTCTTCGCGACCTGGGTGTCGCGCATCCCGGCGATCCAGACGCGGCACGCGCTCAGCCACGCCGCCCTCGGGCTGGCGTTGCTCGTGATGGCGCTCGGAGCCGTCATCGCCATGCCGGCCGCGGGCATGCTCATCGGCCGGTTTCGCAGCGCGCCCGTCTGCAAGGTGGCGGCAACGCTCTACTGCCTGATGCTGCCCTGCCTGGCGCTCGCCCCGGGGCACGTCACGCTGGTGCTGGCCCTGCTCTGCTTCGGCGCCGCGCACGGCGCGCTCGACGTGTCGATGAACGCGGAGGCCGTGGACGTGGAAACCCGTTACCGGCGCCCGATCATGTCATCGTTTCACGCGCTGTTCAGCCTCGGGGGACTCACGGGGGCCGCGGCGGGCGTGGCGCTCACGCGACTGTCCCTCGCGCCGCTGACGCATTTCCTGCTCGCCGCCCTCCTGCTCGGCGCGGCGGCGATGGTGATTTTTCCGAAACTCGCGTCCCACCCGCTTCACCTGACACCGGCCGCGCAACCCGATCCGCGGACAAAACCCGCCGGACGCCGGACGGCGTTCCCGTGGCCGTCGCGCGGGCTGCTCGCGCTCGGCGTCGTCGCCCTGTGCAGCATGGTCGGCGAAGGCGCGATGGCCGACTGGAGCGCACTCTTCCTCCGCGACGTGCGCCACACCTCGGAGAGCTTCGCGGCGGCGGGCTACGCGGCGTTTTCCGTGGCGATGGCCGCAAGCCGCTTCGGCGGCGACTGGCTGACCGCCACGCTCGGGGCCGTGCGCTTGGTGCGCTGGGGCGGACTGACAGCCACGGCCGGCACGCTGGTCGCGCTGCTCCTGCCCGGCGCGGAGACGGCCCTGATCGGCTTTGCCTGCGTCGGCCTGGGGCTGGCGACGATCGTGCCGGCGGTCTTCAGCGCGGCGGGACGGCTGCCCGGCGTCGCACCCGGCACGGCGCTGGCGACGGTGACGACGCTCGGTTATTTCGGTTTCATCGCCGCGCCGCCGCTGATCGGGCTGGTCGCCGAGCTGATCGGCCTGCGCGGCGCGCTCGGGAGCATCGTCCTGACCAGCGCCGGCATCGCGCTGCTCGCCCCGGCACTCGCCACGCCTGCGCCTGCAAACCGGGAAACGTAG
- a CDS encoding haloacid dehalogenase, which produces MTTITPTTLPFELPRDYLVASDFDQTLSFNDSGQVLAEMLGITDFDKKVQGLSQSTLVNQGAELAYLLRHDPQFRSVRREDLIAAGKRVRLKNNVDLFAKILREGIGGNRFRFYVISASPREVVQSALEGIVPPENVLGTELDYDPQTGEIARIRRVTAGYGKVATLQDLETRLNASPDRTIYVGDGSSDLYVMHHVNSRDGHTIAVSAAKPIGRIARRTVLSDNALSVLVPILEDILEWDARQIREFFSTHGLALRDWDKIRTDWLTFHDESGGKPASPDAARGAALP; this is translated from the coding sequence ATGACAACCATCACACCGACCACGCTCCCGTTCGAGCTCCCGCGCGACTACCTCGTCGCCAGCGACTTTGACCAGACGCTCAGTTTCAACGACTCCGGCCAGGTTCTCGCCGAGATGCTCGGCATCACCGATTTCGACAAGAAGGTCCAGGGTCTCTCGCAGTCCACGCTCGTCAACCAGGGCGCGGAGCTCGCCTACCTGCTCCGGCACGATCCGCAGTTCCGCAGCGTGCGCCGCGAGGACCTCATCGCCGCCGGAAAACGCGTGCGCTTGAAAAACAACGTCGACCTCTTCGCGAAAATCCTGCGCGAGGGCATCGGCGGAAACCGGTTCCGTTTCTACGTCATCTCGGCGTCGCCGCGCGAGGTCGTGCAGTCCGCCCTCGAGGGCATCGTGCCGCCGGAAAACGTGCTCGGCACCGAGCTCGACTACGATCCGCAGACCGGCGAAATCGCCCGCATCCGCCGCGTGACCGCCGGCTACGGCAAGGTCGCCACGCTCCAGGATCTGGAAACCCGCCTCAACGCCAGCCCCGACCGCACGATCTACGTCGGCGACGGCAGCTCCGATCTCTACGTGATGCACCACGTCAACAGCCGCGACGGCCACACCATCGCCGTGTCCGCCGCCAAGCCCATCGGTCGCATCGCCCGCCGCACCGTGCTCAGCGACAACGCGCTCAGCGTGCTCGTCCCGATCCTCGAGGACATCCTCGAATGGGACGCCCGCCAGATCCGCGAATTTTTCAGCACGCACGGCCTCGCCCTGCGCGACTGGGACAAGATCCGTACCGACTGGCTGACCTTCCACGACGAAAGCGGCGGCAAACCCGCCTCGCCCGACGCGGCCCGCGGCGCCGCCCTCCCGTGA
- a CDS encoding tryptophanase, with the protein MATPQPSSSGLSGNVRFFSGESLPLEMHKVRVVQKLHLVPVERRLEAIREAGFNSFLLGTKDVYLDMLTDSGTNAMSDNQTAAMFQADDAYAGSQSFVRLNQAVEDVFGKKYLLPVHQGRAAENILAQTFVKPGTIVPMNYHFTTTHAHIHLNGGTIEELVADDALEVESTKPFKGDLDPDKLRKSIEKHGADKIAFVRMEASTNLIGGQPFSIGNMREIRAIADRHRLLLVLDASLIGENAYWIKRREEEFRHADIATILRTMCGLADIVYFSARKVTSSRGGGICTNRRDLLDRMKHLVPLYEGFLTYGGISVREIEAMAVGLRETTDETVISQSPSFIEHLVGRLQKQGVPVVTPAGGLGCHIDATGFLPHLDQRQYPAAALVAAFYIASGVRGMERGTMSSVRDENGDDVLADAELMRLAMPRRVFTLSQVRYVEDRLAWLYRNRDLIGGVQFVEEPPVLRFFMGRLGATSDWPETLMAKFRKDFGDSL; encoded by the coding sequence ATGGCCACCCCTCAGCCCTCCTCCTCCGGTCTTTCCGGCAACGTCAGGTTTTTCAGCGGCGAAAGCCTCCCGCTGGAAATGCACAAGGTGCGTGTCGTGCAAAAACTCCACCTCGTGCCCGTCGAGCGCCGCCTCGAGGCGATCCGCGAAGCCGGTTTCAACAGCTTCCTGCTCGGCACGAAGGACGTTTACCTGGACATGCTCACCGACTCCGGCACCAACGCCATGAGCGACAACCAGACGGCCGCCATGTTTCAGGCCGACGACGCCTACGCCGGTTCGCAGAGTTTCGTGCGCCTCAACCAGGCGGTGGAGGACGTGTTCGGCAAAAAATACCTGCTTCCTGTCCACCAGGGCCGCGCCGCCGAGAACATCCTCGCCCAGACATTCGTGAAGCCCGGCACCATCGTGCCGATGAACTACCACTTCACCACGACGCACGCGCACATCCACCTCAACGGCGGCACGATCGAGGAACTCGTCGCCGACGACGCGCTCGAGGTCGAGAGCACCAAGCCCTTCAAGGGCGACCTCGATCCGGACAAGTTGCGCAAGAGCATCGAAAAACACGGCGCCGACAAAATCGCCTTCGTGCGCATGGAGGCGTCCACCAACCTCATCGGCGGGCAGCCATTCTCGATCGGCAACATGCGCGAGATCCGCGCCATTGCCGACCGGCACCGGCTCCTGCTCGTGCTCGACGCCTCGCTCATCGGCGAGAACGCGTACTGGATCAAGCGCCGCGAGGAAGAGTTCCGCCACGCCGATATCGCCACGATCCTGCGCACGATGTGCGGTCTGGCGGACATCGTTTATTTCTCGGCCCGCAAGGTGACGTCCTCGCGCGGCGGCGGCATCTGCACCAACCGCCGCGACCTGCTCGACCGGATGAAACACCTCGTGCCGCTCTACGAAGGGTTTCTCACTTACGGTGGCATTTCCGTGCGCGAGATCGAGGCCATGGCCGTCGGCCTGCGCGAGACGACGGACGAGACGGTCATCTCGCAAAGCCCGTCGTTCATCGAGCACCTCGTCGGCCGCCTGCAAAAACAGGGCGTGCCCGTGGTGACGCCGGCGGGCGGACTCGGCTGCCACATCGACGCGACCGGCTTCCTGCCGCACCTCGACCAGCGCCAGTATCCGGCGGCGGCGCTGGTGGCGGCGTTTTACATCGCCTCGGGCGTGCGCGGCATGGAGCGCGGCACGATGTCGAGCGTGCGCGACGAAAACGGCGACGACGTGCTCGCCGACGCCGAGCTCATGCGCCTGGCGATGCCGCGCCGCGTGTTCACGCTCTCGCAGGTCCGTTACGTGGAGGACCGCCTCGCGTGGCTCTACCGGAACCGCGACCTGATCGGCGGCGTGCAGTTTGTGGAGGAGCCGCCGGTGTTGCGCTTTTTCATGGGTCGCCTCGGCGCGACGAGCGACTGGCCGGAAACGCTCATGGCGAAATTCCGGAAGGATTTTGGCGACAGTCTGTAG
- a CDS encoding LacI family transcriptional regulator encodes MSMTHRTTLKQIADAAGVTAATVSMALRNSPRISLAMRERLQTLAAQMNYHPDPLIAALAGRRSGRRRGEEIGTIAWVTAYPERQGWYCTTFSPGAYAGARARAAQQGYRVEHFWLREPGMTARRLSEILHSRGIRGVCVAPLPEGFGHMRLRWEWFSCAAVGYSMVRPSLHRACPHQFQGMLHTLKTLRKRGYRRIGVALEKRVSRIVVHNWLAAILVFRQMHGAASIRHFTYPTPDRAEMERWIGQNRPDAMVVPDVALLGWARDAGRKIAPEGIGLATLERYSGYAGLDQRPEVVGASAIDLVIGQIQRNETGIPADPKVVMVEGVWVDGPSVRLK; translated from the coding sequence ATGAGCATGACCCATCGCACCACGTTGAAACAGATTGCCGACGCCGCCGGCGTCACGGCGGCGACGGTGAGCATGGCGTTGCGCAATTCGCCGCGCATCTCGCTGGCGATGCGCGAACGGCTCCAGACGCTGGCGGCGCAGATGAATTACCACCCCGATCCGCTCATCGCCGCGCTCGCCGGGCGGCGCAGCGGCCGGCGGCGGGGCGAGGAGATCGGCACCATCGCGTGGGTGACGGCGTACCCCGAACGCCAAGGCTGGTACTGCACCACTTTTTCGCCTGGCGCATATGCGGGCGCCCGCGCGCGGGCCGCGCAGCAGGGCTATCGCGTGGAGCATTTCTGGCTGCGCGAACCGGGCATGACGGCGCGGCGGCTGAGCGAAATCCTGCACAGCCGCGGCATTCGCGGCGTATGCGTGGCGCCACTACCGGAAGGTTTCGGCCACATGCGCCTGCGCTGGGAGTGGTTTTCGTGCGCGGCCGTGGGATACTCGATGGTCCGGCCGTCGCTGCACCGGGCATGCCCGCACCAGTTTCAGGGCATGCTGCACACGTTGAAGACGCTGCGGAAGCGCGGCTACCGGCGGATCGGCGTGGCGCTGGAAAAACGCGTGAGCCGGATCGTCGTTCATAACTGGCTGGCGGCGATCCTCGTCTTCCGGCAAATGCACGGCGCCGCTTCGATCCGCCATTTCACCTACCCGACGCCGGACCGCGCCGAAATGGAGCGGTGGATCGGCCAGAATCGGCCCGATGCGATGGTGGTGCCCGATGTGGCGCTGCTCGGATGGGCGCGGGATGCAGGCCGGAAGATTGCCCCGGAAGGCATCGGCCTGGCCACGCTGGAGCGCTATTCCGGATACGCCGGGCTGGACCAGCGTCCCGAAGTGGTCGGCGCCTCGGCCATCGACCTGGTCATTGGCCAGATCCAGCGCAATGAAACCGGCATCCCCGCAGACCCCAAGGTCGTGATGGTCGAAGGCGTCTGGGTGGACGGACCCTCGGTGCGGCTGAAATAG
- a CDS encoding glycosyltransferase family 1, translated as MKKPHRSIFAVTAVTVTAAAILLTGAPSASAALEIKATDVTGNAGAFGYTYSLGYADLTAAATAADKDPAGGNVNLQSGKLFDDVFSISANIYQKMEASSGAWTNGYIFANGGTAQSSFTYKFDFTGAGYEITSFTVKDILFSTSANSYWSGMKSVTTQYSLDGTHWTDLRSTTSLAGGSNTFTGGTSSTITLSPGESIVYYRVLFESLNGTTTLGSEQSWNRLNGITGANNANFFEVDFNLAPASIPEPAAMAALLGAGVVGYALIRRFRSRA; from the coding sequence ATGAAGAAACCTCACCGATCCATCTTTGCAGTCACTGCGGTTACCGTGACTGCCGCTGCCATCCTCCTCACCGGCGCGCCCTCCGCCAGCGCTGCGCTCGAAATCAAGGCCACGGACGTCACCGGAAACGCCGGTGCCTTCGGCTACACTTACAGCCTCGGTTATGCCGACCTCACGGCGGCCGCCACGGCAGCGGACAAGGATCCGGCTGGCGGCAACGTGAATCTCCAGAGCGGGAAACTCTTCGACGACGTGTTTTCGATCAGTGCGAACATTTACCAGAAGATGGAAGCATCCAGCGGAGCATGGACCAACGGCTACATCTTTGCGAATGGCGGCACCGCGCAGTCGTCCTTCACCTACAAGTTCGATTTCACCGGTGCCGGTTACGAGATCACCTCGTTCACCGTGAAAGACATTCTCTTTTCCACCAGCGCCAACAGTTACTGGAGCGGTATGAAATCCGTGACCACCCAGTACAGCCTGGATGGCACCCACTGGACGGATCTGCGCTCCACCACCTCGCTGGCCGGTGGAAGCAACACCTTCACCGGCGGCACTTCGTCAACCATCACGCTTTCGCCGGGTGAATCGATCGTTTATTATCGTGTCCTCTTCGAATCGCTCAACGGCACGACTACCCTCGGCAGCGAACAATCCTGGAACCGCCTCAACGGCATCACGGGAGCCAACAACGCCAACTTCTTCGAGGTCGATTTCAACCTCGCTCCGGCCTCCATCCCCGAGCCTGCTGCGATGGCTGCGCTGCTTGGCGCCGGCGTCGTCGGGTATGCGTTGATTCGCCGCTTCCGTTCCCGTGCCTGA